Proteins encoded together in one Streptomyces sp. TLI_171 window:
- a CDS encoding CHAD domain-containing protein, with the protein MTDAPTTAPVARAATAGEVLAGYLTAQAGAFLRALPQAVGEAGSRPGALPASAQAADDLLRAVRRVGGALHTFAAAFDPAWAQESRTELRWLLNLLAQEPGYRRRSTRLLGALDSLADTAPDGAGMLAGHAGAPKARALLERQLTLARTRAHTALLQELRSARLHALADRMTLLAGDVPLVAPAAAEPAEALLPQTGTALGALVATAERLPWQRSAEAYAGAGLHRLGGPVGEPGTVPAARGSAADADAALAADDAPWLRARILVKRARYALEVCGAPGGELLELDRVLGRHQEASDAAATVATAARTPRITPATAYVLGVVHADQRLDVEAARYAFGRQWPAVAPGLVGSAAVVAD; encoded by the coding sequence ATGACCGATGCGCCGACGACGGCCCCGGTGGCGCGCGCCGCGACCGCCGGGGAGGTCCTTGCCGGCTACCTGACCGCCCAGGCGGGCGCGTTCCTGCGCGCCCTGCCGCAGGCGGTCGGCGAGGCGGGGTCCAGACCGGGGGCGCTGCCGGCGTCGGCTCAGGCCGCGGACGACCTGCTGCGCGCGGTGCGCCGGGTCGGCGGCGCACTGCACACCTTCGCCGCCGCGTTCGACCCGGCCTGGGCGCAGGAGTCCAGGACCGAGCTGCGCTGGCTGCTGAACCTGCTGGCCCAGGAGCCGGGCTACCGGCGCCGCTCGACCCGGCTGCTGGGCGCGCTGGACTCGCTGGCCGACACCGCCCCGGACGGGGCGGGGATGCTGGCCGGGCACGCCGGCGCGCCGAAGGCCCGGGCGCTGCTGGAGCGGCAGTTGACGCTGGCCCGGACCAGGGCGCACACCGCGCTGCTGCAGGAGCTGCGGTCGGCCCGGCTGCACGCGCTGGCCGACCGGATGACGCTGCTGGCCGGGGACGTGCCGCTGGTGGCGCCGGCCGCGGCGGAGCCGGCCGAGGCGCTGCTGCCGCAGACCGGCACGGCGCTCGGCGCGCTGGTGGCGACCGCCGAGCGGCTGCCCTGGCAGCGGTCGGCCGAGGCGTACGCCGGGGCGGGCCTGCACCGGCTGGGCGGTCCGGTCGGCGAGCCGGGCACGGTGCCGGCGGCGCGGGGGTCGGCGGCGGACGCGGACGCGGCGCTGGCCGCGGACGACGCGCCGTGGCTGCGGGCCCGGATCCTGGTGAAGCGGGCCAGGTACGCGCTGGAGGTGTGCGGCGCGCCGGGCGGCGAACTGCTGGAGCTGGACCGGGTGCTGGGCCGCCACCAGGAGGCCTCGGACGCGGCGGCGACGGTGGCGACGGCGGCCCGCACCCCGCGGATCACCCCGGCGACGGCGTACGTGTTGGGCGTGGTGCACGCCGACCAGCGCCTCGACGTGGAGGCGGCCCGGTACGCTTTCGGGCGCCAGTGGCCGGCGGTGGCGCCCGGGCTGGTCGGGTCGGCCGCCGTGGTGGCGGACTGA
- a CDS encoding NUDIX hydrolase yields MPDRSTPSRRVRPAPPTGGPAAGFRSTVLAAGAVLWVPGPLRKNGGRKKPRVALVHRPKYDDWSLPKGKLDPGEGWRAAALREVLEETGMRCVLGPELPAQHYLAQGRPKEVRYWSAVPTGGAFRPNREVDRLEWLPPRRAKERLTHPRDRVLIDALLKLLLG; encoded by the coding sequence ATGCCCGATCGTTCGACCCCGTCCCGCCGGGTCCGTCCGGCGCCGCCCACCGGTGGCCCGGCGGCCGGGTTCCGGTCGACGGTGCTGGCCGCCGGGGCGGTGCTGTGGGTGCCGGGACCGCTGCGCAAGAACGGTGGCCGGAAAAAGCCGCGGGTGGCGCTGGTGCACCGGCCGAAGTACGACGACTGGAGCCTGCCCAAGGGGAAGCTCGACCCGGGCGAGGGCTGGCGGGCGGCCGCGCTGCGCGAGGTGCTGGAGGAGACCGGGATGCGCTGCGTGCTGGGCCCGGAGCTGCCGGCCCAGCACTACCTGGCGCAGGGCCGGCCGAAGGAGGTCCGGTACTGGTCGGCGGTGCCGACCGGCGGGGCGTTCCGGCCGAACCGCGAGGTCGACCGGCTGGAGTGGCTGCCGCCGCGGCGGGCCAAGGAGCGGCTGACCCACCCCCGCGACCGGGTGCTGATCGACGCGCTGCTGAAGCTGCTGCTGGGCTGA
- the pstS gene encoding phosphate ABC transporter substrate-binding protein PstS: MNLRNGRSKALAIGAVALVSTLSLSACGTDDNTKTTAGGTSSGAAPAASIACADKGGQLLGAGSTAQGPAIDVWKAAYSAACSSATITYSGGGSGAGVTQFNQGKIAFAGSDSALKPAEIDASKTVCTGGQGIDLPMVGGLISIVFNVDGVDKLILDGPTLAKIFDAQITKWNDPAIAALNPGVNLPAADIQAIHRSDDSGTTANLTGYLAKAGAGAWKYPASKTWAAQGGQSANGSAGVAAQVKQVKNSISYVELSYAQTNKLNSAAINTGASKPVEATAANAATTLASAKVVGTGSDLALNIDYATKEEGAYPLTLVTYEIVCDKGNKADALPVLKSFLTYTVSDAGQQAIGATGYVPLPKELAGKVKTQIDALA, from the coding sequence GTGAACCTGCGGAACGGCCGCTCCAAGGCCCTCGCCATCGGTGCCGTCGCGCTCGTCTCCACGCTGTCGCTGTCTGCCTGCGGCACGGACGACAACACCAAGACCACCGCTGGCGGCACCTCCTCCGGCGCGGCCCCGGCGGCCTCCATCGCGTGTGCCGACAAGGGCGGCCAGCTGCTCGGCGCCGGTTCGACCGCGCAGGGCCCGGCGATCGACGTCTGGAAGGCCGCTTACAGCGCCGCCTGCTCGAGCGCCACCATCACCTACTCGGGCGGCGGCTCCGGTGCCGGTGTGACCCAGTTCAACCAGGGCAAGATCGCCTTCGCGGGCTCCGACTCCGCCCTGAAGCCGGCCGAGATCGACGCCTCGAAGACCGTCTGCACCGGCGGCCAGGGCATCGACCTGCCGATGGTCGGCGGCCTGATCTCGATCGTCTTCAACGTCGACGGCGTGGACAAGCTGATCCTCGACGGCCCGACCCTGGCGAAGATCTTCGACGCGCAGATCACCAAGTGGAACGACCCGGCGATCGCCGCCCTGAACCCGGGCGTCAACCTGCCGGCCGCCGACATCCAGGCCATCCACCGCTCGGACGACTCGGGCACCACCGCCAACCTGACCGGCTACCTGGCCAAGGCCGGCGCCGGCGCCTGGAAGTACCCGGCCTCGAAGACCTGGGCGGCCCAGGGCGGCCAGTCCGCGAACGGCTCCGCCGGTGTCGCGGCCCAGGTCAAGCAGGTCAAGAACTCGATCTCGTACGTCGAGCTGTCCTACGCCCAGACCAACAAGCTGAACAGCGCCGCCATCAACACCGGCGCCTCCAAGCCGGTCGAGGCCACCGCCGCCAACGCCGCCACCACCCTGGCCTCCGCCAAGGTCGTCGGCACCGGTTCGGACCTGGCGCTGAACATCGACTACGCGACCAAGGAGGAGGGCGCCTACCCGCTCACCCTGGTCACCTACGAGATCGTCTGCGACAAGGGCAACAAGGCGGACGCCCTGCCGGTCCTGAAGTCCTTCCTGACCTACACCGTCAGCGACGCCGGCCAGCAGGCGATCGGCGCCACCGGCTACGTGCCGCTGCCGAAGGAGCTCGCCGGCAAGGTGAAGACCCAGATCGACGCCCTCGCCTGA
- the pstC gene encoding phosphate ABC transporter permease subunit PstC, whose protein sequence is MTSAPPADVRGGTRRRRDSRRGDSVFFNLSRGSGILLLVIMAAIAGFLAYRSALALSKNQGNFFTTFEWAPDGTPSVFGIAVLTFGTLVSACIAMLIAVPISVGIALFISHYAPRRIAQPFAYLVDLLAAVPSIVYGLWGVLFLVPHMDGLTSWLNEYLGWTYLFGQTSSGVPPRNLFTVGILLAIMVLPIITAVTREVFRQVPRMHEEAALALGATRWEMIRTAVLPFGRPGIISASMLGLGRALGETIAVATVLSTNSKLSLHLLDPGGGTFAQNIALKFNEAQPLGRDALMASGLVLFVITLLVNGAARMIIARRKEYSGAAA, encoded by the coding sequence ATGACTTCTGCACCCCCCGCCGACGTGCGGGGAGGGACTCGACGCCGCCGCGACAGCCGCCGCGGCGACAGCGTGTTCTTCAACCTCTCCCGCGGTTCGGGCATCCTGCTGCTGGTCATCATGGCCGCCATCGCAGGCTTCCTGGCCTACCGCTCCGCGCTCGCCCTGAGCAAGAACCAGGGCAACTTCTTCACCACCTTCGAGTGGGCCCCGGACGGCACCCCGTCGGTCTTCGGCATCGCCGTCCTCACCTTCGGCACCCTGGTCAGCGCGTGCATCGCGATGCTGATCGCCGTTCCGATCTCGGTCGGCATCGCGCTGTTCATCTCGCACTACGCGCCGCGCCGGATCGCCCAGCCGTTCGCCTACCTGGTGGACCTGCTGGCCGCCGTCCCGTCCATCGTCTACGGCCTGTGGGGCGTGCTGTTCCTGGTCCCGCACATGGACGGCCTGACCAGCTGGCTGAACGAGTACCTCGGCTGGACGTACCTCTTCGGCCAGACCAGCTCGGGCGTCCCGCCGCGCAACCTGTTCACCGTCGGCATCCTGCTGGCGATCATGGTGCTGCCGATCATCACCGCGGTCACCCGCGAGGTGTTCCGGCAGGTCCCGCGGATGCACGAGGAAGCGGCGCTCGCGCTCGGCGCGACCCGCTGGGAGATGATCCGCACCGCGGTGCTGCCGTTCGGCCGCCCGGGCATCATCTCCGCGTCGATGCTGGGCCTGGGCCGCGCGCTCGGCGAGACCATCGCGGTCGCCACCGTGCTGTCCACCAACAGCAAGCTGTCGCTGCACCTGCTCGACCCGGGCGGCGGCACCTTCGCGCAGAACATCGCGCTGAAGTTCAACGAGGCCCAGCCGCTGGGCCGTGACGCCCTGATGGCGTCCGGCCTCGTCCTGTTCGTGATCACCCTGCTGGTCAACGGTGCGGCGCGCATGATCATCGCCCGCCGCAAGGAGTACTCGGGGGCTGCCGCATGA
- the pstA gene encoding phosphate ABC transporter permease PstA: MSAITVTDATPSGLSHRLTAARLPRWAPVGIAAASIALGCGIGAAAGLKSHLQWGLISALVFLVVSYTVSASVEGRRQAKDRFATSLVWVAFICAVVPLVALTFYTVQQGIGAIDGDFLSHSMKGVVASTTADGGIYHAIIGTIEQVLLATLIAAPIGLLTAVYLVEYGRGRLAKAVTFFVDVMTGIPSVVAGLFILSLWNILLGFEYSGFSGSLALAILMMPVVVRSTEEMLKLVPNELREASYALGVPRWKTILRIVLPTAIGGITTGVMLAVARITGETAPVMMLVFGADFINSDPFNGPQQSLPLYIWQQYSQVNNDFGYERAWGAALVLIAFVMGLNLIARGIARWRSPKGGH; the protein is encoded by the coding sequence ATGAGCGCCATCACCGTCACCGACGCGACGCCTTCGGGCCTCAGCCACCGGCTGACCGCGGCCCGGCTGCCCCGCTGGGCGCCGGTCGGCATCGCCGCCGCCTCGATCGCGCTCGGCTGCGGCATCGGCGCCGCCGCCGGGCTGAAGAGCCACCTGCAGTGGGGCCTGATCTCGGCCCTGGTCTTCCTGGTCGTCAGCTACACGGTCTCCGCCTCGGTCGAGGGCCGCCGGCAGGCCAAGGACCGCTTCGCGACCTCGCTGGTCTGGGTCGCCTTCATCTGCGCCGTGGTGCCGCTGGTCGCCCTGACCTTCTACACCGTGCAGCAGGGCATCGGCGCGATCGACGGCGACTTCCTGAGCCACTCGATGAAGGGCGTCGTCGCCAGCACCACCGCGGACGGCGGCATCTACCACGCCATCATCGGCACCATCGAGCAGGTCCTGCTGGCCACCCTGATCGCCGCGCCGATCGGCCTGCTCACCGCCGTCTACCTGGTGGAGTACGGCCGCGGCCGGCTCGCCAAGGCGGTCACCTTCTTCGTCGACGTCATGACGGGCATCCCGTCGGTCGTCGCGGGTCTCTTCATCCTCTCGCTCTGGAACATCCTGCTCGGCTTCGAGTACTCCGGTTTCTCGGGCAGCCTCGCGCTGGCGATCCTGATGATGCCGGTCGTGGTCCGCTCGACCGAGGAAATGCTGAAGCTCGTCCCGAACGAGCTGCGGGAAGCCTCGTACGCGCTCGGCGTGCCGCGCTGGAAGACCATCCTGCGGATCGTCCTCCCCACGGCCATCGGCGGAATCACCACCGGCGTGATGCTGGCGGTCGCCCGCATCACCGGTGAGACCGCGCCCGTGATGATGCTGGTGTTCGGCGCCGACTTCATCAACAGCGACCCGTTCAACGGACCGCAGCAGTCGCTGCCGCTCTACATCTGGCAGCAGTACTCGCAGGTCAACAACGACTTCGGCTACGAGCGCGCCTGGGGCGCCGCACTGGTGCTGATCGCCTTCGTGATGGGGCTCAACCTGATCGCCCGGGGCATCGCACGCTGGCGTTCGCCCAAGGGCGGGCACTGA
- the pstB gene encoding phosphate ABC transporter ATP-binding protein PstB produces MAKRIDVSGLSAYYGSTRAIEDISMTIEPRSVTAFIGPSGCGKSTFLRTLNRMHEVIPGARVEGKVMLDDENLYGSNVDPVAVRRSVGMVFQRPNPFPTMSIYDNVVAGLKLAGVKKKSVLDGVVEKSLQGANLWNEVKDRLNKPGAGLSGGQQQRLCIARAIAVEPEVLLMDEPCSALDPISTLAIEDLIGELKAQFTIVIVTHNMQQAARVSDRTAFFNLAGVGQPGKLVELDDTQRIFSNPQVQATEDYISGRFG; encoded by the coding sequence ATGGCCAAGCGCATCGACGTCAGCGGACTGTCCGCCTACTACGGCTCCACCCGCGCCATCGAGGACATCTCGATGACCATCGAGCCCCGCTCGGTGACCGCCTTCATCGGCCCTTCGGGCTGCGGAAAGTCCACCTTCCTGCGCACCCTGAACCGGATGCACGAGGTGATCCCCGGCGCCCGGGTCGAGGGCAAGGTGATGCTCGACGACGAGAACCTGTACGGCTCGAACGTCGACCCGGTCGCCGTCCGCCGCTCGGTCGGCATGGTGTTCCAGCGGCCCAACCCGTTCCCCACCATGTCGATCTACGACAACGTGGTGGCGGGCCTGAAGCTGGCCGGCGTGAAGAAGAAGTCCGTCCTGGACGGCGTGGTGGAGAAGTCCCTGCAGGGCGCCAACCTGTGGAACGAGGTCAAGGACCGCCTGAACAAGCCCGGTGCGGGCCTGTCCGGCGGCCAGCAGCAGCGCCTGTGCATCGCCCGCGCGATCGCGGTCGAGCCCGAGGTGCTGCTGATGGACGAGCCCTGCTCGGCCCTCGACCCGATCTCCACCCTCGCCATCGAGGACCTGATCGGTGAGCTGAAGGCGCAGTTCACCATCGTGATCGTGACCCACAACATGCAGCAGGCGGCGCGCGTCTCCGACCGCACCGCGTTCTTCAACCTCGCGGGCGTGGGCCAGCCGGGCAAGCTGGTCGAGCTGGACGACACCCAGCGGATCTTCTCCAACCCGCAGGTCCAGGCCACCGAGGACTACATCTCCGGCCGCTTCGGCTGA
- a CDS encoding inorganic phosphate transporter, protein MDMAALIAVIGVAFFFTYTNGFHDSANAIATSVSTRALTPRAALAMAAVMNLAGAFLGSGVAKTVSKGIIETPSGSQGMAILFAGLVGAITWNLVTWYFGLPSSSSHALFGGLVGAALAGGTEVIWSGVVDKIIIPMFVSPVVGLIGGFLVMLAILWIFRKTNPHRAKRNFRVAQTASAAAMALAHGLQDAQKTMGIVVMALTISGHQSGNDIPIWVKLSCATMLSLGTYAGGWRIMRTLGRKIIELDPPQGFAAEATASTVMYITSFVYAAPISTTHVITSAIMGVGATKRIRAVRWGVAKNIVLGWFITMPAAALVAAAMYGIVNLIFL, encoded by the coding sequence GTGGACATGGCAGCACTGATCGCCGTCATCGGCGTCGCGTTCTTCTTCACGTATACGAACGGTTTCCACGACTCCGCGAACGCCATCGCCACCTCGGTCTCCACCCGGGCGCTGACCCCGCGGGCCGCGCTGGCGATGGCCGCGGTGATGAACCTGGCCGGCGCCTTCCTCGGCAGCGGGGTCGCGAAGACCGTCTCCAAGGGCATCATCGAGACGCCGAGCGGCAGCCAGGGAATGGCGATCCTGTTCGCCGGCCTGGTCGGCGCGATCACCTGGAACCTGGTGACCTGGTACTTCGGCCTGCCGTCCTCCTCCTCGCACGCCCTGTTCGGCGGCCTGGTGGGAGCGGCGCTGGCGGGCGGCACAGAGGTGATCTGGAGCGGCGTCGTCGACAAGATCATCATCCCGATGTTCGTCTCGCCGGTGGTCGGTCTGATCGGCGGCTTCCTGGTGATGCTGGCGATCCTGTGGATCTTCCGGAAGACCAACCCGCACCGGGCCAAGCGCAACTTCCGGGTGGCGCAGACCGCCTCGGCGGCGGCGATGGCGCTGGCGCACGGCCTGCAGGACGCCCAGAAGACCATGGGCATCGTGGTGATGGCGCTGACCATCTCGGGTCACCAGAGCGGCAACGACATCCCGATCTGGGTGAAGCTCTCCTGCGCCACCATGCTGTCGCTTGGCACCTACGCGGGCGGCTGGCGGATCATGCGCACCCTCGGCCGGAAGATCATCGAGCTTGACCCGCCGCAGGGCTTCGCGGCCGAGGCCACCGCCTCGACGGTCATGTACATCACCTCGTTCGTCTACGCGGCGCCGATCTCCACCACCCACGTGATCACCTCGGCGATCATGGGCGTGGGCGCCACCAAGCGGATCCGCGCGGTGCGCTGGGGCGTGGCGAAGAACATCGTGCTGGGCTGGTTCATCACCATGCCGGCCGCGGCCCTGGTGGCCGCCGCGATGTACGGCATCGTCAATCTGATCTTCCTCTGA